The Cupriavidus nantongensis genome has a segment encoding these proteins:
- a CDS encoding CaiB/BaiF CoA-transferase family protein: protein MIKHGFDPAQLALGGLRVLEVGSGPALAYAGKLFSDFGAEVIKVESPAGDAWRRMPPLVSAAGAAEPESALFAWLNTNKRSVTADDRNVEDGAWLAQLALTCDVVLDARALAAGPGILGTPVWQQAADATPPHEPIEVALTWFGESGPYSRYAGAEAVCRALAGAVHGSGPADGPPHMPHDVQSAIVVGLSAFSAAVSALIGSGQGSRRYVLSAHEAIFGVVEMEAGMVQDQRHPLQRLGVNRFCGTHPAGIYQTAEGWIGIFTHTLPQWKGLCAAIGRPDLGDDPRYASGPERMERADEIDALLMPAFLTRTARQWFEILGDKKHPAVIVPTMETLLGQAVHRQRGAFVPVGVGGASFEGPVVPLRLDAAGPLPGGNAPAKGAHDLHYRTAGLDYRPRQTLKRTAGERLPLQGIRVVDLTMGWAGPLAARTLADFGAEIIKVESTGYPDWWRGANFTEAFYRDRLYEKNSNFNLMNRNKLGITLDLTRPEGRQLLLQLVEGADAVIENYSAEVLPKLGLDYEALRARNERLVMLSMPAFGLGNAWSNTRAYGGTLEQASGLPLYTGHPDGPPAMTSYAYGDPVGGLNGGAAILLALFVQQATGQGRHINLSQVEAMLPMAAPFILEQSVSGAVSPRQGNRHPMHSPHGCFRCAGDDAWIVLTVTDADWPALCGAIGRADLAADPRLAHASGRRAEEDRIEQAIKSWSVVRDAEAAMQQLQQAGIAAGVARPMSQVLQDPHLRARGFWREVERAHIGTYISSTAWFRSGPDPVPIRHVAPTLGEHTEAVLRRVLGLSADRIASLAQQGITGTVAKPRQATPMP, encoded by the coding sequence ATGATCAAGCATGGGTTTGACCCGGCGCAGCTGGCGCTGGGCGGCTTGCGCGTGCTCGAGGTCGGCAGCGGCCCCGCGCTGGCGTACGCGGGCAAGCTGTTCTCCGACTTCGGCGCCGAAGTCATCAAGGTGGAGAGCCCGGCGGGCGACGCATGGCGCCGGATGCCGCCGCTGGTCAGCGCAGCGGGCGCCGCCGAGCCGGAAAGCGCGCTGTTTGCGTGGCTGAACACCAACAAGCGCAGCGTTACCGCCGACGACCGGAACGTAGAGGATGGCGCCTGGCTGGCGCAGCTGGCGCTGACGTGCGACGTGGTGCTGGACGCCCGTGCGCTGGCTGCAGGCCCGGGCATTCTCGGCACGCCGGTCTGGCAGCAGGCGGCCGACGCAACGCCACCGCACGAGCCGATCGAGGTGGCGCTCACCTGGTTCGGCGAGAGCGGGCCGTACAGCCGTTACGCCGGCGCCGAAGCCGTATGCCGCGCGCTTGCCGGCGCTGTACACGGCAGCGGCCCGGCGGACGGACCACCGCACATGCCGCACGACGTGCAATCGGCGATCGTGGTCGGGCTGAGCGCATTCTCGGCTGCTGTCTCGGCGCTGATCGGAAGCGGGCAGGGCAGCCGCCGCTATGTGCTGAGCGCTCACGAAGCGATCTTCGGCGTGGTCGAGATGGAAGCGGGCATGGTGCAGGACCAGCGCCATCCGCTGCAGCGCCTCGGCGTCAACCGGTTCTGTGGCACGCATCCGGCGGGGATCTACCAGACTGCCGAAGGGTGGATCGGCATCTTTACGCATACCCTGCCGCAATGGAAGGGCCTGTGCGCGGCCATCGGCCGTCCGGATCTGGGCGACGATCCACGCTATGCAAGCGGACCGGAGCGGATGGAACGCGCGGACGAGATCGACGCGCTGCTAATGCCCGCGTTCCTGACGCGCACGGCCCGACAGTGGTTCGAGATTCTGGGCGACAAGAAGCATCCGGCCGTGATCGTGCCGACCATGGAGACCCTGCTTGGCCAGGCAGTGCACCGGCAGCGCGGCGCCTTCGTGCCGGTCGGCGTCGGCGGCGCTTCGTTCGAGGGCCCGGTGGTACCGCTGCGCCTCGATGCGGCAGGCCCGCTGCCCGGTGGCAATGCGCCGGCAAAGGGTGCGCATGACTTGCACTACCGCACCGCGGGACTGGACTATCGCCCGCGCCAGACGTTGAAGCGCACGGCCGGCGAGCGCTTGCCGCTGCAGGGCATTCGTGTCGTCGACCTGACCATGGGCTGGGCGGGGCCGCTGGCGGCGCGCACGCTGGCTGACTTTGGCGCGGAGATCATCAAGGTCGAAAGCACAGGCTATCCCGACTGGTGGCGCGGTGCCAATTTCACCGAAGCGTTCTATCGGGACAGGCTGTACGAGAAGAACTCGAACTTCAACCTGATGAACCGCAACAAGCTCGGGATCACGCTGGACCTGACACGTCCCGAAGGCAGGCAGCTGCTGCTGCAGCTGGTCGAAGGTGCCGACGCGGTCATCGAGAATTATTCCGCCGAGGTCCTGCCCAAGCTCGGGCTGGACTACGAAGCACTGCGTGCCAGGAACGAACGGCTGGTGATGCTGTCGATGCCGGCTTTCGGGCTCGGCAACGCGTGGAGCAATACCCGTGCGTACGGCGGCACGCTCGAGCAGGCCAGCGGGCTGCCGCTTTACACCGGGCACCCCGATGGTCCGCCCGCCATGACGTCGTACGCCTATGGCGATCCGGTCGGCGGCCTGAACGGCGGCGCGGCGATCCTGCTTGCGCTGTTCGTCCAGCAAGCGACCGGGCAGGGGCGGCACATCAACCTGTCGCAAGTGGAGGCGATGTTGCCGATGGCCGCACCGTTCATCCTGGAGCAATCCGTCTCCGGCGCCGTGTCGCCGCGGCAGGGAAATCGTCATCCGATGCATTCCCCGCATGGATGCTTCCGTTGCGCGGGCGACGATGCGTGGATCGTGCTGACGGTAACCGACGCGGACTGGCCCGCGCTGTGCGGGGCGATCGGCCGGGCGGACCTTGCGGCCGACCCCCGCCTGGCGCACGCCTCGGGACGGCGCGCCGAGGAGGACCGGATCGAGCAGGCGATCAAGTCCTGGTCCGTGGTCCGCGACGCCGAAGCGGCAATGCAGCAACTGCAACAAGCCGGAATCGCCGCCGGCGTGGCTCGGCCCATGTCGCAGGTGCTGCAGGACCCGCACCTGCGCGCGCGCGGGTTCTGGCGCGAAGTCGAGCGCGCCCACATCGGCACCTACATATCCAGCACCGCATGGTTCAGGAGCGGGCCGGACCCCGTACCCATCCGCCATGTCGCGCCGACGCTGGGCGAACACACCGAAGCGGTGCTGCGCCGCGTGCTCGGGCTGAGCGCGGACCGGATCGCAAGCCTGGCACAACAGGGCATCACCGGCACCGTCGCGAAACCCAGGCAGGCAACGCCAATGCCATAA